A region from the Aeromicrobium choanae genome encodes:
- a CDS encoding ABC transporter substrate-binding protein, producing MTHSRVRLRAHALVAATIGLALTLAACGSDEPETASGGATIDTAYGEITVPEKPERIVALSGRHLELLTLLDETPVAFTDYGADDAALIASYPWMKGTYEGKATPELFTADYQPSPEEIAELDPDLILTTIWQTDEQLYKQLSKIAPTYAGIETDTNTTWQDDLAALAKLTGNDPAIVDEVEADYEKDLAKTAEQVPGLEGATFQVAALGDGEQFFLTEYAAAPLLGLGLEAGEGQPVDGEGGAAATGFSQENIDRLTADVVLIAAENRDPSGKIRAAVEADPRLADLPASKNGTLIFLESGQWNALNGGTATSVLWALDQILPTLSESPLNQGGQ from the coding sequence ATGACCCACTCACGAGTGCGCCTGCGTGCGCACGCCCTCGTCGCCGCGACCATCGGCCTCGCCCTCACGCTCGCTGCCTGTGGCAGCGACGAGCCCGAGACCGCCAGCGGCGGCGCCACGATCGACACCGCCTACGGCGAGATCACCGTGCCGGAGAAGCCGGAGCGCATCGTCGCCCTGAGCGGCCGCCACCTCGAGCTGCTCACGCTGCTCGACGAGACGCCGGTCGCCTTCACCGACTACGGCGCGGACGACGCGGCGCTCATCGCCTCGTACCCGTGGATGAAGGGCACCTACGAGGGCAAGGCCACGCCCGAGCTCTTCACGGCGGACTACCAGCCGTCGCCCGAGGAGATCGCCGAGCTCGACCCGGACCTGATCCTGACCACCATCTGGCAGACCGACGAGCAGCTCTACAAGCAGCTCTCGAAGATCGCGCCCACGTACGCCGGCATCGAGACCGACACCAACACCACCTGGCAGGACGACCTCGCGGCTCTCGCGAAGCTCACGGGGAACGATCCCGCGATCGTCGACGAGGTCGAGGCCGACTACGAGAAGGACCTGGCGAAGACCGCGGAGCAGGTGCCCGGACTCGAGGGCGCCACGTTCCAGGTCGCCGCTCTCGGTGACGGGGAGCAGTTCTTCCTCACCGAGTACGCCGCAGCTCCGCTGCTCGGCCTGGGCCTGGAGGCCGGGGAGGGTCAGCCCGTCGACGGTGAGGGCGGCGCGGCCGCGACCGGCTTCTCGCAGGAGAACATCGACCGGCTCACCGCCGACGTGGTCCTGATCGCGGCGGAGAACCGGGACCCGAGCGGCAAGATCCGTGCGGCCGTCGAGGCGGACCCCCGCCTCGCGGACCTGCCGGCGTCGAAGAACGGGACGCTGATCTTCCTGGAGTCGGGCCAGTGGAACGCCCTCAACGGCGGCACGGCGACGAGCGTCCTGTGGGCGCTGGACCAGATCCTGCCGACCCTGTCCGAGTCACCGCTCAACCAGGGTGGTCAGTAG